A region of Malaciobacter marinus DNA encodes the following proteins:
- a CDS encoding exonuclease SbcCD subunit D C-terminal domain-containing protein: protein MKKLRFLHTSDWHLGQNFMGKSRIEEHEAFLSWLLNTIKENNIDVLLVSGDIFDTGTPPNYALELYYNFLKQLSSINSLNTTIITAGNHDSVSTLKAPKQLLEALNVHVVVNGDEDENIIIPIKEGDTTKSIVCAVPFLRDSVIRQSLGGETVSDKEKLANNGIKAYYEKAYKKAKEISKNSPIIATGHLTTVGGRTSESERDIYIGGTLDIGGDYLASMFDYVALGHLHINQTVGNEHVRYSGSPIPLSFSESKNTQKVNIVTIEEDVKVEELEIPLKRKLQVIKGDLETIKKELKAIEDKSTWIEVHIKDDNPMFANTEIRELATKLELTILAVKIEKSEKQLRAKELKAISLDELSVQEVFEKRLELEEIENKEFKEQLSQTFNEVVSNLHESEQI from the coding sequence ATGAAAAAGTTGAGATTTTTACACACATCAGATTGGCACTTAGGTCAAAATTTTATGGGCAAAAGCAGAATTGAAGAGCATGAAGCTTTTCTATCTTGGCTTTTAAATACAATAAAAGAAAATAATATAGATGTATTACTTGTATCGGGAGATATATTTGATACAGGAACACCACCAAACTATGCACTTGAACTTTACTATAACTTTTTAAAACAATTATCAAGCATAAATAGTTTAAATACTACAATTATAACAGCTGGAAATCATGACTCTGTTTCCACTTTGAAAGCACCAAAGCAACTACTTGAAGCACTAAATGTGCATGTAGTAGTAAATGGTGATGAAGATGAAAATATAATCATACCTATAAAAGAGGGCGATACTACTAAATCGATAGTTTGTGCCGTACCATTTTTAAGAGATAGTGTTATCAGACAATCACTTGGTGGGGAAACTGTAAGCGACAAAGAAAAACTTGCAAACAATGGTATCAAAGCTTATTATGAAAAAGCCTACAAAAAAGCAAAAGAGATAAGCAAAAACTCTCCAATCATAGCTACGGGACACTTGACAACTGTAGGCGGTCGTACAAGTGAAAGCGAAAGAGATATTTACATAGGTGGAACACTTGATATTGGTGGGGATTATTTAGCTAGTATGTTTGACTATGTGGCTTTGGGACACTTACATATCAATCAAACAGTAGGAAACGAACATGTAAGATACTCAGGTTCTCCAATACCTCTAAGTTTTTCAGAGTCTAAAAACACGCAAAAAGTAAATATAGTAACTATAGAAGAAGATGTAAAAGTAGAAGAATTAGAAATCCCTTTAAAAAGAAAGCTTCAAGTTATCAAAGGTGATTTGGAAACTATAAAAAAAGAGTTAAAAGCTATCGAAGATAAATCTACTTGGATAGAAGTTCATATAAAAGATGACAACCCAATGTTTGCAAATACTGAGATAAGAGAACTAGCCACAAAACTAGAACTAACAATCCTAGCAGTGAAAATAGAAAAAAGCGAAAAGCAGTTAAGAGCAAAAGAGTTAAAAGCTATAAGCCTAGATGAACTAAGTGTTCAAGAGGTTTTTGAAAAAAGATTAGAACTAGAAGAGATAGAAAACAAAGAGTTTAAAGAGCAGTTATCTCAAACTTTTAATGAAGTAGTTTCAAATCTTCATGAAAGTGAGCAAATCTAA
- a CDS encoding HesA/MoeB/ThiF family protein: protein MSEIHEFFNRQIKLWGEQTQDSLQDKKVAIIGSGGLGCSLGIALGASGIGEFALVDFDEVGVHNIHRQIGFKVGDDGKYKAEVLKELLESRCPYTKATAYVEGFDEFAKRELEFDLIIDATDNLPTRAAINEYCINHKQPWIYGTVEEFHGQVCFFKEASYEAVFQINDRKPNGIACPIVMHIASLQANLAIRYLTGLPVKKDILYYLSFDEEGVLNTKKFNLPKS from the coding sequence ATGAGTGAGATTCATGAGTTTTTTAACAGACAAATAAAACTTTGGGGTGAACAAACACAAGATAGTTTACAAGATAAAAAAGTAGCTATTATTGGTAGTGGTGGACTTGGATGTTCTTTAGGTATTGCACTTGGTGCTTCTGGTATTGGTGAGTTTGCGCTTGTTGATTTTGATGAGGTTGGTGTTCATAATATACATAGACAAATTGGGTTTAAAGTAGGGGATGATGGAAAGTATAAAGCTGAAGTTCTAAAAGAACTTTTAGAATCAAGATGTCCTTATACTAAAGCAACTGCTTATGTTGAGGGTTTTGATGAGTTTGCAAAAAGAGAATTAGAGTTTGATTTAATCATTGATGCAACTGATAACTTACCAACAAGAGCTGCTATAAATGAGTATTGTATAAATCATAAACAACCATGGATTTATGGAACAGTTGAAGAGTTTCATGGTCAAGTTTGTTTTTTCAAAGAAGCATCTTATGAAGCAGTATTTCAAATAAATGACAGAAAACCAAATGGTATTGCTTGTCCTATTGTAATGCATATTGCTTCACTTCAAGCAAATTTAGCTATTAGATATCTAACAGGGCTTCCTGTTAAAAAAGATATTTTATACTATTTATCTTTTGATGAAGAGGGTGTTTTAAACACTAAAAAATTCAACCTTCCAAAAAGTTAA
- a CDS encoding DMT family transporter, translated as MLNIKYYILLFFVTIIWGTSFFFIKESLNSLNSFEFLFLRFLAAVIVITPFFVINIKKVRTYDILSGAIIGVLLSLVLLVTNLSLEYLSSAKVAIYTGMSVIIIAIIDTFILNKWNKIILISVFCSFIGLTFILDLSSFSLERGDILGLFLSIIIALHFIATEKTTQKGNSFLIGLVQIYFALIVSIITLYLFSSGLKNISFNHLLNNEKILFSILYTGGLGTALAFVIQTVCIKKVTSIRAAIIFNFEPVVGVLFPLYMSYYLNIGKEFFTLNQSIGFILIIFSMFLIVFENKKRIEYSLKKFQNK; from the coding sequence GTGCTTAATATAAAATATTATATATTATTATTCTTTGTAACAATTATTTGGGGAACTTCTTTTTTCTTTATCAAAGAAAGTTTAAATAGTTTAAATTCCTTTGAGTTTCTATTTCTAAGATTTTTAGCAGCAGTTATTGTAATAACACCTTTCTTTGTAATAAATATTAAAAAAGTAAGAACATATGATATCCTTTCTGGTGCGATTATTGGGGTTTTGTTATCTTTAGTACTATTAGTAACTAATTTATCACTTGAATACTTATCATCTGCTAAAGTTGCAATTTATACAGGAATGAGTGTAATAATAATTGCAATAATAGATACTTTTATATTAAACAAATGGAATAAAATAATTTTAATATCAGTTTTCTGTTCTTTTATTGGATTGACTTTTATACTTGATTTATCTAGTTTTTCTTTAGAAAGAGGAGATATTTTAGGATTATTTTTATCTATAATCATTGCTTTACACTTTATTGCAACAGAAAAAACAACTCAAAAAGGCAATTCGTTTCTTATTGGTCTTGTTCAAATATATTTTGCTTTGATTGTATCAATAATAACTTTATATCTATTTTCTTCAGGATTAAAAAATATATCTTTCAATCACCTCTTAAATAATGAAAAAATACTTTTTTCTATATTATATACAGGAGGCTTAGGAACAGCTCTAGCTTTTGTAATTCAAACAGTTTGTATAAAAAAAGTTACTTCAATAAGAGCAGCTATTATATTCAATTTTGAACCAGTTGTAGGAGTACTATTCCCATTATACATGTCTTATTACTTAAATATAGGAAAGGAATTTTTTACTTTAAATCAATCTATAGGATTTATACTAATTATTTTCTCTATGTTTTTAATAGTCTTTGAAAATAAAAAAAGAATAGAGTATTCTTTAAAAAAATTTCAAAACAAATAA
- the hsdR gene encoding EcoAI/FtnUII family type I restriction enzme subunit R: MNEAQTRLELIDPKLREAGWGVVEDSRIQVEYPISQGRLIGNGRRAKPLSADYVLIYKNRRLAVIEAKKRDLHYSDGVAQAKEYADRLQIRYAYSTNGLQIYGIDIQEVKEGDVKTFPTPEELWQMTYPKEDTVLDRLFAIPFETSSGKWQLRYYQTNAVNKTLEAVSNEKQRILLTLATGTGKTAIAFQIVWKLFHSRWNLQKDFKRTPRILFLADRNILADQAFNSFGAFEEDALVRIDPQEIRKKQRVPKNGSIFFTIFQTFMTGLNGTPNFGEYPKDYFDFIIIDECHRGGANDESEWRAILEYFSPAFQLGLTATPKRDVNGDTYNYFGKPVYEYSLKEGINDGYLTPFKVKDISTTGDTYIYTNEDEIIEGEIEEGKEYTKEEQNKIIEIMDIEKYRVNLFMDMINQSQKTLVFCETQAHALAIRNLINQSVKVKHLDYCHRVGADDGARGEKFLRDFQDNEKRYPTILTTSRKLSTGVDAPEIKNIVLLRTVKSMVEFKQIIGRGTRLFDGKDYFTIFDFYDAYKHFHDEAWDGEPIEPEIPTPKPPKEPCEICGELPCVCSPSEVEDESCEECGNTPCVCEKPLNKMIKIKLSDGNFRSLDSMVKTMFYSPEGKPISAGEFVKKLFDEMPNFFESEDELRRIWSIPDTRKRLLEELSEAGYSLEQLEDLKSIVHGEDSDLYDVLAYIAYHKTLVPRLDRATKAKIKITHYDNAKQDFLDFVLKQYVDHGVKELDDKRLATLLVTKYHAIDDAKQVLGEIPEIRDTFIGFQKYLYDDSIYMMI, from the coding sequence ATGAATGAAGCACAAACAAGATTGGAACTCATAGACCCAAAGCTTCGTGAAGCTGGCTGGGGTGTGGTAGAAGATAGCCGTATTCAAGTTGAGTATCCGATTTCTCAGGGAAGACTTATAGGAAATGGAAGACGAGCCAAGCCACTTAGTGCAGACTATGTTCTTATTTATAAAAACAGACGCTTAGCAGTAATAGAAGCAAAAAAACGAGATTTACACTACAGTGATGGTGTAGCTCAAGCAAAAGAGTATGCAGACAGATTACAGATAAGATATGCCTACTCTACAAATGGTTTACAAATTTATGGTATAGATATACAAGAGGTAAAAGAGGGCGATGTAAAAACTTTCCCCACACCTGAAGAGTTATGGCAAATGACCTATCCTAAAGAAGACACTGTTTTAGATAGATTATTTGCGATACCTTTTGAAACCAGTAGTGGAAAATGGCAATTAAGGTACTACCAAACAAATGCAGTGAATAAAACCCTTGAAGCTGTCTCAAATGAAAAGCAAAGAATACTTTTAACCCTTGCAACAGGTACAGGAAAAACTGCTATAGCTTTTCAAATAGTTTGGAAACTTTTTCATTCACGGTGGAATCTTCAAAAAGATTTTAAAAGAACACCAAGAATTTTGTTTTTAGCAGATAGAAATATACTAGCTGACCAAGCTTTTAACTCTTTTGGAGCTTTTGAAGAAGATGCTTTGGTGCGAATAGACCCACAAGAGATAAGAAAAAAACAAAGAGTTCCTAAAAATGGCTCTATATTTTTTACTATCTTTCAAACCTTTATGACAGGGCTAAATGGCACACCAAACTTTGGAGAGTATCCAAAAGACTATTTCGATTTTATTATTATAGATGAGTGCCATAGAGGTGGAGCAAATGATGAGAGTGAATGGAGAGCAATATTAGAGTATTTTTCTCCAGCTTTCCAGCTAGGACTTACAGCCACTCCAAAAAGAGATGTAAATGGTGATACCTATAACTATTTTGGAAAACCAGTATATGAATACTCATTAAAAGAGGGGATAAACGACGGATACCTAACCCCTTTTAAAGTAAAAGATATCTCAACTACTGGAGATACTTATATCTATACAAATGAAGATGAAATCATAGAGGGTGAGATAGAAGAGGGCAAAGAGTACACAAAAGAGGAACAAAATAAAATTATAGAGATAATGGATATAGAAAAGTATCGTGTAAATCTTTTTATGGATATGATAAACCAATCTCAAAAGACTTTAGTATTTTGTGAGACCCAAGCTCACGCTTTAGCCATACGTAACCTTATAAATCAAAGTGTAAAAGTAAAACATCTTGATTATTGTCATAGGGTGGGAGCTGATGATGGAGCTAGAGGAGAGAAGTTTTTAAGAGATTTTCAAGATAATGAAAAAAGATACCCTACAATACTCACAACCTCAAGAAAACTAAGCACTGGTGTAGATGCTCCTGAGATAAAAAATATAGTACTTTTACGTACAGTTAAATCTATGGTGGAATTTAAACAAATTATTGGGCGAGGAACACGGCTATTTGATGGAAAAGACTACTTTACTATATTTGATTTTTATGACGCTTACAAACACTTTCACGATGAAGCTTGGGATGGTGAACCAATAGAGCCAGAAATACCTACTCCCAAACCACCAAAAGAGCCATGTGAAATATGTGGAGAGTTGCCTTGTGTTTGCTCTCCTAGCGAAGTAGAAGATGAATCTTGTGAAGAGTGTGGCAATACCCCTTGTGTATGTGAAAAGCCACTAAACAAGATGATAAAAATAAAACTATCAGATGGAAACTTTAGAAGTTTAGACTCTATGGTAAAAACCATGTTTTACTCCCCTGAGGGAAAGCCAATATCAGCAGGAGAGTTTGTAAAAAAACTTTTTGATGAAATGCCAAACTTCTTTGAAAGTGAAGATGAACTAAGACGAATTTGGAGTATACCTGATACTAGAAAAAGACTTTTAGAAGAACTTAGTGAAGCTGGCTACTCTTTAGAGCAACTTGAAGATTTAAAATCTATAGTTCATGGAGAAGATAGTGACCTTTACGATGTACTAGCTTATATAGCTTATCATAAAACATTAGTACCAAGACTAGATAGAGCCACAAAAGCAAAGATAAAAATAACCCACTATGATAATGCAAAACAAGATTTTTTAGACTTTGTACTTAAACAGTATGTAGACCACGGAGTAAAAGAGTTAGACGACAAACGCCTAGCTACATTACTTGTAACAAAATACCATGCAATAGACGATGCAAAACAAGTTTTAGGTGAAATTCCAGAGATAAGAGATACCTTTATAGGCTTTCAGAAGTATTTATATGATGATAGTATTTACATGATGATATAA
- a CDS encoding type II toxin-antitoxin system YafQ family toxin, with protein sequence MLEIEVHKTFTKDLKKAQLNPTNSAKLFTYISLLQNNKDLPTQARDHF encoded by the coding sequence GTGCTTGAAATAGAAGTACACAAAACATTTACAAAAGATTTAAAAAAAGCTCAACTAAATCCAACAAATAGTGCAAAATTATTTACATATATTTCACTACTTCAAAATAATAAAGATTTACCTACTCAAGCAAGAGATCATTTTTAA
- a CDS encoding Sua5 YciO YrdC YwlC family protein produces MNSKLVYLVQTDTTVGFSSTDDEKLSTLKKRPSTQKILQVVDSFTTLKQFTRIPKKHKKLIRKAKKTTFIYPNTHSFRVIPKDDKFYDFVKKFKNIYSTSANITTKNFDKEFAINSADIVVETKEGFSETTSSSIYLLKKSKVRKIR; encoded by the coding sequence ATGAATTCAAAACTAGTATATTTAGTACAAACAGATACAACAGTTGGCTTCTCATCAACAGATGATGAGAAGCTTTCAACTTTAAAAAAACGACCCTCAACACAAAAAATACTTCAAGTAGTAGATAGTTTCACTACGTTAAAACAATTTACAAGAATTCCAAAAAAACATAAAAAACTAATAAGAAAAGCAAAAAAAACTACATTTATTTATCCAAATACACACTCATTTAGAGTTATACCAAAAGATGATAAGTTTTATGATTTTGTAAAAAAGTTTAAAAATATATACTCAACTTCAGCAAATATCACTACAAAAAATTTTGATAAAGAGTTCGCTATTAATAGTGCAGATATAGTAGTTGAAACAAAAGAAGGCTTTAGTGAAACTACATCTTCATCTATTTATTTACTAAAAAAGAGTAAAGTTAGAAAAATTAGATAA
- the carB gene encoding carbamoyl-phosphate synthase large subunit: protein MPKREDIKTILLIGSGPIIIGQACEFDYSGTQATKTLKELGYRVVLINSNPATIMTDPEFADRTYIEPITEEVVAKIIKQENIDAILPTMGGQTALNVATSMYDKGMLEGIKFLGANPEAIKKGEDRHLFNEAMIKIGMDLPKSKNAYNLEEAIEIAKEIGFPVISRASFTLAGGGSGVAYNMEEFKALAATGIEASPINEIEIMESMLGWKEYEMEVIRDRKDNCIIVCSIENLDPMGVHTGDSTTIAPALTLTDKEYQDMRNASFAILREIGVDTGGSNVQFAINPETGRMIVIEMNPRVSRSSALASKATGYPIAKVATLLAVGFTLDEIQNDITGTTASFEPVIDYIVTKIPRFTFEKFPKADSTLSTGMKSVGEVMAIGRTFNESIQKALCSMETGLVGFDPICDDLEKIKAEIRRPNSERLRYLMDGMRHGLSNEEIFELCAIDPWYLGKFRQIVNIEKSINETILTDELAMRNVKANGFSDAMIANLLEKSEEEVYEARRAMDIHFEYSEVDTCAAEFKALTPYLYSSTNVHSLPKIEKPISDEKKVLIIGGGPNRIGQGIEFDYCCVHASFALNEMGIKTIMYNCNPETVSTDYDTSDILYFEPIDFEHVRSVIENEKPDGVIVHFGGQTPLKLANALTKAGANIIGTTAEVIDLAEDRKKFSTFVEKAELLQPENGTAVEVEQAIEIAEKIGYPVLVRPSFVLGGRGMKIVYSTDELKQYMDEAVSVSNDAPVLIDKFLDRAIELDVDCICDGKEVYIGGVMQHIEEAGVHSGDSACSLPPVSISDELIKELEDKTKKMALELGVVGLMNVQYAIHKGQIYLIEVNPRASRTVPFVSKATGMPLAKVATRVMWGENLRQALDVYDKNIVYEDNGVLKPILKDHIAVKEAVFPFTKLSGSDMLLTPEMKSTGEVMGISDNFGESYAKAQSAAKNDLPTSGKVFISLCDLDKEYAPRIAQGLVNEGFTIIATGGTHKIITDAGIECEKVLKISEGRPNINDSITNGEIVLALNTSDGKESSKEDGKNIRRTVLKTNTPYATTAAAALACVEAMKSLKQKDGVSVKSIQDFLND, encoded by the coding sequence ATGCCAAAAAGAGAAGATATTAAGACTATTTTACTTATCGGTTCAGGTCCAATTATTATTGGTCAAGCTTGCGAGTTTGACTACTCAGGAACACAAGCTACAAAAACATTAAAAGAGTTAGGTTATAGAGTTGTACTTATTAACTCAAACCCAGCCACAATTATGACTGATCCTGAGTTTGCAGATAGAACATATATTGAGCCTATTACAGAAGAGGTTGTTGCAAAGATTATCAAGCAAGAGAATATTGATGCAATTTTACCAACGATGGGTGGACAAACTGCTCTAAATGTTGCTACTTCTATGTATGATAAAGGTATGCTAGAAGGAATAAAATTCTTAGGTGCAAATCCAGAAGCTATTAAAAAAGGTGAAGATAGACATCTTTTTAATGAAGCAATGATTAAAATTGGAATGGATTTACCAAAAAGTAAAAATGCATATAATCTTGAAGAAGCCATTGAAATTGCAAAAGAGATAGGGTTTCCTGTAATTAGTAGAGCTTCATTTACACTTGCTGGTGGAGGTTCTGGTGTTGCTTATAATATGGAAGAGTTTAAAGCTCTTGCAGCAACAGGAATTGAAGCAAGTCCAATCAATGAAATTGAGATTATGGAATCAATGCTTGGTTGGAAAGAGTATGAAATGGAAGTTATCAGAGATAGAAAAGATAACTGCATTATTGTATGTTCTATTGAAAACTTAGACCCTATGGGAGTTCATACGGGTGATTCTACTACAATTGCACCAGCACTTACTTTAACAGACAAAGAGTATCAAGATATGAGAAATGCATCTTTTGCAATTCTTAGAGAAATTGGAGTTGATACAGGTGGTTCAAATGTACAATTTGCTATCAATCCAGAAACTGGTAGAATGATTGTAATTGAAATGAATCCAAGAGTTTCAAGAAGTTCAGCACTTGCTTCAAAAGCTACTGGGTATCCTATTGCTAAAGTTGCAACTTTACTTGCAGTTGGTTTTACACTTGATGAAATTCAAAATGACATTACAGGAACAACAGCATCTTTTGAGCCAGTAATTGATTATATAGTTACAAAAATTCCACGATTTACTTTTGAAAAATTCCCTAAAGCAGACTCTACACTATCAACAGGAATGAAATCAGTTGGTGAAGTTATGGCTATTGGTAGAACATTTAATGAGTCAATTCAAAAAGCACTTTGCTCTATGGAGACTGGATTAGTAGGTTTTGATCCAATTTGTGATGATTTAGAAAAAATCAAAGCAGAAATAAGAAGACCAAACTCTGAAAGATTAAGATATCTAATGGATGGTATGAGACACGGTCTTTCAAATGAAGAGATTTTTGAACTTTGTGCAATTGACCCATGGTATTTAGGTAAATTCAGACAAATTGTAAATATTGAAAAATCAATCAATGAAACAATCTTAACAGATGAATTAGCAATGAGAAATGTTAAAGCAAATGGATTCTCAGATGCTATGATTGCTAATCTTTTAGAAAAATCAGAAGAAGAAGTTTATGAAGCAAGAAGAGCTATGGATATTCACTTTGAATATAGTGAAGTTGATACTTGTGCTGCTGAGTTTAAAGCACTTACACCTTATCTTTACTCTTCAACAAATGTACATAGCCTACCAAAAATTGAAAAACCAATAAGTGATGAAAAGAAAGTTTTAATTATTGGTGGAGGTCCTAATAGAATAGGGCAAGGTATAGAGTTTGATTATTGTTGTGTGCATGCTTCATTTGCATTAAATGAAATGGGAATTAAAACAATTATGTACAATTGTAATCCTGAAACAGTATCAACAGATTATGATACATCTGATATTTTATATTTTGAGCCAATAGATTTTGAACATGTAAGAAGTGTAATAGAAAATGAAAAACCAGATGGTGTAATAGTACACTTTGGTGGACAAACACCTTTAAAATTAGCAAATGCATTAACAAAAGCAGGAGCAAATATCATAGGTACAACTGCTGAAGTTATTGACTTAGCAGAAGATAGAAAAAAGTTTTCTACATTTGTAGAAAAAGCAGAACTATTACAACCAGAAAATGGAACAGCAGTTGAAGTTGAACAAGCAATTGAAATAGCAGAAAAGATAGGTTATCCAGTACTTGTTAGACCATCATTTGTACTTGGTGGAAGAGGAATGAAAATTGTTTATTCAACTGATGAATTAAAACAATATATGGATGAAGCAGTTTCAGTATCAAATGATGCACCTGTATTAATTGATAAGTTTTTAGATAGAGCGATTGAGTTAGATGTAGATTGTATTTGCGATGGAAAAGAAGTATATATTGGTGGAGTTATGCAACATATCGAAGAAGCAGGTGTTCACTCTGGTGATTCTGCTTGTTCATTACCACCTGTATCAATTAGTGATGAACTTATAAAAGAACTTGAAGATAAAACTAAAAAAATGGCTTTAGAACTTGGAGTTGTTGGTCTTATGAATGTTCAATATGCAATTCATAAAGGACAAATATATCTAATTGAAGTAAATCCAAGAGCATCTAGAACTGTTCCTTTTGTAAGTAAAGCAACAGGTATGCCATTGGCAAAAGTCGCAACTAGAGTTATGTGGGGAGAAAACCTAAGACAAGCTCTTGATGTATATGATAAAAATATAGTTTATGAAGACAATGGTGTATTAAAACCAATATTAAAAGACCATATTGCAGTAAAAGAAGCAGTTTTCCCTTTTACAAAACTTAGTGGTTCTGATATGCTTTTAACTCCTGAGATGAAATCAACAGGTGAAGTAATGGGTATCTCAGATAACTTTGGTGAATCTTATGCAAAAGCACAAAGTGCAGCAAAAAATGACTTACCAACAAGTGGAAAAGTGTTTATTTCATTATGTGATTTAGATAAAGAGTATGCTCCAAGAATTGCACAAGGACTTGTAAATGAAGGCTTTACAATTATAGCAACAGGTGGAACGCACAAGATTATTACTGATGCTGGAATTGAATGTGAGAAAGTTTTAAAAATTAGTGAGGGAAGACCTAATATTAATGATTCTATTACAAATGGTGAAATTGTACTTGCATTAAATACAAGTGATGGAAAAGAGTCTTCAAAAGAAGATGGAAAAAATATAAGAAGAACAGTTTTAAAAACAAACACTCCTTATGCTACAACAGCAGCAGCTGCACTAGCTTGTGTAGAAGCAATGAAGTCACTAAAACAAAAAGATGGAGTTTCAGTTAAGTCTATACAAGACTTCTTAAACGACTAA
- a CDS encoding type II toxin-antitoxin system RelB/DinJ family antitoxin, translated as MIATSNKKRTNVYLDADTKTKAQEIFKQYGLGLSDAFNIFLTQSVLEKGIPFEIKICLKLI; from the coding sequence ATGATTGCTACATCAAATAAAAAAAGAACTAATGTTTATCTTGATGCAGATACAAAAACAAAGGCTCAAGAAATATTTAAACAATATGGATTAGGGTTAAGTGATGCTTTTAATATCTTTTTAACTCAATCAGTACTAGAAAAAGGAATTCCTTTTGAAATAAAAATATGTCTAAAGTTGATTTAA